The Delphinus delphis chromosome 2, mDelDel1.2, whole genome shotgun sequence genome segment CAAAGTTAGTCCCCTAGGAAccctattctttattttttagtgtttGGAGTGGTTTGGGGGCATTGGTTATCAGAGAAGGAGAAACTTAGTACAGACATAGTGTGCCAtgcaatgtatttaaaatattaaggttATGATTACATAATAAGCAAAGAGGCTGTCCCTTATGGCTGAATTATTTGGGGGGAATGTAGGATAAGTCAGGAAGTATATTAACACTGCAAGCTGCCAATTCCACGAAGTTGGATGTTAAATCGCTGCTTGACTCAAAACcacaatattttaagaattacttCTGTCGGAGCCCCAATGTACCGTGAAAAACTAAGGCAAGACTGTCTACCACATGTTGGGTGGTGTGTATGGAGGGTGCTGTTAACCTGTATGAAAAAGTTGGTACCTTGGGTTTTTTAACATGGATGTTGGACCTGTACATATGTGACCAGGTTcttaaaaataggggaaaaaaaattgaagtaggtTTTATCTAGTACTGAATTGGTCCAAAGTACAGAATAGGGGAGTTTTATATAATGTTCCATTGGGAACTGAGTCAACTTGTAGCTAGGagccttttccatttttattttagaaaaaaaaaaaaaaatctgccaggcTGCTAATTCTGCCATGCTGCAGATGGCCCATAAATGTTTGTCAGATACTTCAGTAGCAGGTGCATAGTGGATACTTCTTTTTCAGAATGGTTTTGATTTAGTTAACAAGTATTTGTTCAATTCCTCATGCTGCCCTAAGACATAGGAACAGGACAGATCCGTAAAGAATTCTGCTGTTGGAGAGCTGACTGCTAGGAGGGATAGTTTCACTAAAAGGTAACTCCAAATTAAAGTACAGTATGTGAAACTAGTAATAAGTGCATGAAAGTAAAGAGGTGTAAGAGATTCTAGATGGCCATGGGCCATCTAGAATGCTGACCTTGAGACTAAAAATAGAGGATTATGTGCAAGGTAGAATTGATACAACTTGATTAAGTTGGGGGATAAAGAGGgtagaaggagaaaaaattaatttgttttcaacCCAGGTTGCAGAATGATGGGTGAACCATCaaggtaaaaatatttgttaatttcttaggaataaagtttttttatgttttctcagTAACCCCCACCACTTCACTTGTATTTCCCACACATATTTGATGTTAACAAGTATGTTTTGAAAGTTTTGAATCATCATGTTTGCAACAAATGATTTGTACATATTAGAGACAGGCTGTTGATTAGGTCAGGACAGATATCCTGGTCATATGGTTTTAGAGACCTTTGGAGGGAGCCACCCCTAACTTGGAACTGCCTGCCTCTTCTGTGTAGCCACCTCAGCCCTAGGTGGGAGTGTGTAGGCGGGGCACGTCGGGGAGCCATCGGCATTTACCTTTCAGTGTCTGAAGGTATTTGTGTTGTCTGATTTTTGTAGAGGAAGGACATTTTATATAAGGCTTTGCTGATATTCATTTAGTTATATGCGTGGAAGTCCAAGTGAAATATAGggggatatttctttttttttttttttttgcagtacgcgggcctctcactgttgtggcctctcccgttgcggagcacaggctccggacgcgcaggcccagcgaccgtggctcacgggcctagccgctccgcggcatgtgggatcttcccggaccggggtacgaacccgtgtcccctgcatcggcaggcggactctcaaccactgcgccaccagggaagcccagggggtaTTTCTGAGGCATCTCAGGAGGAGTGCACTTTGGGGCTCTAGAAAAGCTCACCAGCAGTATTTCATTGAATGTCAGGCAACCACATTGACTTTCACGACACCCTTGGGGACTGCATACTTCCCCAGTAGGCCTGGTATGGCAGCACATAGCTACTGGAATACCCAGAGAAATGGAGTCAGGTTGAATTAGACCACTCCAATTTCTTTTTTAGGTTGAGCCCCATGACCTGGGTAACTCAAGACTTAgcctaaaaatgtttttaagaaccTCAGGCAACACCAGAACAAACCCAAACCAAGAGGATTTAGGTACCAATTAACTTCCTAAGTGTAGTGATGAGACCTCTGTTGGCTTGTGAGTGTTGACCCTTTTTTGGCCCACAAAGGATTTGTAGCTCCGATTTCTGGAGACTAATAGGATCTCTTCCCAGTCTTTTAAGGCTGCTCCCGTCCTTAGAATGAATTTTTGATCTTAGGCAAGATTTCTTTACCCAGATTTGTAGATGGACTCTAGAAATCTGCAAACCACCTGAAATTGTGTGCAAAATGTTGTGTCTGTAAGTACATTTTCCTAGAGATAAGGTCGAAGACTGTCACGCAATGTTAAAAGGATATGAGCCTCAAGAAAAGGTGGCAGCTTAATGTCCTGCACTTTCTCAGTCATTGAGGGCATATTGACAAAGTTAAAAGCCATTTTTTAGGTAGATGATTTGGAGTGGAGGTCAGATAATGTTTTCCATTTGTGAGGCAAGAAGAAGGGGTTGGatcatcattttcaaatatcacTTTCTCTGAGCAACCCAAAATGTAAACCTGTACCTAATCAGTACAcgtcaaaaatatttattgtattttggcTTTCCCCTTGGGTAAGTTTGGCAagtatattttacttttccttcaaTGGCTagcatcttttttctttgtacttctttATTTGGGTCTCAAGCTCCCTGGGATTTACAATCTATAAAAAGCTCCTGATGACTAATTAAATTAGTATCACTAACTTCTTGTTAGTAAGTTATGTTGTATGTTATGTTCCACTGGACTCTGTTCACTTTCTGTTTGGGAGAGCACAGAAAGTTTTCTGTTGCAGTCACAGCGTTTCTCCTGTCAGTGTTTGTACTCAAAGTGCCTGGAGTCTCATAGTTAAACACCACAATGCCATAAGGCTTTAGAATATGAGAATCATTTTACAGCTTTGGAATGCATATCAAATCAAATGGGCCCCAGTCTCTTTTCTCCCTCGAAGTATATTGTGcttacaaaatatttgaataacagTTTTGGCAGCCATCATCCTTCTTTGAAGGAAATATTTAAGTGGGAAAATTACTATTTTACCTCTAGAACTGAAGAATCTGAatggtatatatttttgaaaagcagTGTGAATTCTTGGAGTGGGTGAACATTGATATTACTCtgtaaaattttaacatttataagaTTACACTTTAatctttatatatatgcatatatctttatatatagtCATGTATTTCACCTTTTGGGATATTTTACAAGTTATAATTGGTAATGAATGCCTCTTATTTTAATGGAtgtttagttatatttttatgtgttttaatttatGTTGGAGAAGACTACATCTTTTAGAACATTAAATTTTACTGATTTCACTGGAACCTTGGATTTTCATTAGCGTTCAGACTGAGATCTGATATCACATAATATTAATTGAAATCAGAGCTTACAGGGTTGGATACTCTCCTGGCTGATACTAACATTAAAACATTACATTTctaatattaaacaaaattacTGTTTCTGGGACAAAAATAGTCACTGAAAAATAGATCGTTCATACCTAAACTTTATATTTGAAATAGTTTTTCTAGGCAAGAGCCTTCCTATTTTTATGGAGGGAATAGCTTAAAAGGGTAATTTATTGTTTTGAAtatattgctttttcattttgtattttaaagcatactaatttagtggtttaaaaaacTTATTAACGTTTgttaataaatactaaaaacagcACACAGTTGTGAATTAAATTGAGTAATTTATTTTGGTAGAAACAGCGagtaaaatgttttctgttttttattttgcctcccactttttttttcagtgcatCTATGATatgtgttttagaaataaaagttaaactTTGGTCTGAATGAAAAATGTCTCTCAATACACCTATATTTctcaaagaaagggaagaagataaTTCAAAATTTGTGGAAATACAACAGTCACAAACTACATCCATAGCTGCAGAATATCCTCTTCAAAACTTATGCTTAGCATCTCAAGAAGTTCTTCAAAAAGCTCAGCAAAATGGAAGATCAAAATGTCTCAAGTGTGGTGGTTCAAGAATGTTCTACTGCTATACATGTTACGTCCCAGTTGAGAATGTACCTATTGAACAGATACCACGTGTGAAGGTTGGTGAGAACTTTAATTGTTTGGAAGtaggaaaatagattttaaaaacacgTCTCATATATACCTACTCTAATATAACTGATAAGCTTGATAAAtgatattattatgaaaatgaatTGTATTAATAGAAAGTTTAATCCTGTAGATTGGTAAACCTATATTTTTTTTCCTCGTCTCTAGAAAAAGAGGCACACATTGCCAAAACACTTGCATCTGAGATGAATGCTcttgtttttaatgaaatcagttacttttttaaattaatgattatAATTCATTTACTACATAGAAAAAAACATGGTATAAACTTGAATACTACAAGAGACAAGTTTACAGACTACACGAAGGAGCCTCAAGGGCCTTGGACTGCCCTTTGAGAAAACATATCCTGAAGGAACTAGGGTTGATTTTTGCTTAGGCAAAATCATGAGTTCAGCCCCATCCTGTACGTGGAGATGGAGCACATGTCAGTgaccaaaactaaacaaaactaaaattgaAAGACTAAGACCTACTCATTGGGCTGTGTTATAATTGTTGTGATTTAAAGccagatttaaaaaattgatttgagTTGATTGCTTACCTTATACTTGTTGCTTACCAAGACTATTTTTGAGTAGATAAAAGGTCTGTAGACCATCATGTCTACGTaatcaaaaaatttattttgtgtatgttaaCTTGCCTAACAGTGACCCGAACTTTAGGAGCAAATCAAATAGTGTATGAAATTTGACTGCTGCCTGTTAGAACTTTAAAGAGACCAAACCTACACATGGACTCATTAGAACTTGCCAGTATGAAAGTTGTAactatatttaaagatatttaatgtGGTGATTTTAAGGTTCATTTAAGTTTTCAAGtaagaaaaatactttaacaCTCATATTTTGTTACTTGAATTGTAGTTTAGCCTACGTGTCACCTTGGCAAGTCCATGGTCTGCTTAGGGGTCTCAGATCACTCTTATAGGCTATTGGAAAGTTTACTGGCCAAGAATAAGTAAGAATGGAATCCAATCAGCTTCACAGTTACCTCAGAAAAACTGAGAGCCTGAGGACAATAATTCTTTTTAAGTTGCCATTATCTTATAAGAATATTacattttgaagtatagttttggAGGTATACACAGAATCATTTCATCTATTTATGTCATAGCCACATATAGAAAATATCCCATTAAAAGTTTTAtcttaagatatattttattcaaaaggATTGAAGATCAgaataataaaagttaataatatATTGGCAGAGCTAATGTTTTCATAGGAATTTAATAATTGAGGATTATTTTTCAAATCAGTGGTCGTCCACTATTTAATCAAAATGACTCAAAACACTATGCCAAGAGTTTGATCAACTCTAAATGGCCTACTGGATGGTGCAGAATTTTctgaagtgttttattttaattgccagaaataaaattttatatgttaatataaatactaaaatactGTTACTATTAGTAGTAATAAAAACtctacaaaattttatttctaatttcgactttatttttacaaattgttTAGCATTTGCTTTTAGATAGCCTGCTTGGGAAGGGAAGATGACTACATAATGAGTAAGTACCTCCCAAGCTATAAATTTTAGTCTAGGGattaaattcataaatatgtatctttttttttaattcagatttcTCCTATTGTTCtccaaataactttttttaaattttattggagtatagttgatttacaatgttgtgttagtttcaggtgtacagcaaagtggttcagttacacatatacatataatcattcttttttttaacatctttattggagtataattgctttacaatgttgtgttagtttctgctgtgtaacaaagtgaatcagctatatgtatacatatgtacccatatcccctccctcttgcatctccctctcaccctccctatcccacccctctaagtggtcacaaagcactgagctgatctccctgtgcgatgcagctgcttcccactagctatctattttatatctccaaatgacttttttttttcttaacatctttattggggtataattgctttacaatggtgtgttagtttctgctttataacaaagtgaatcagtcatacataaacatatgttcccatatgtcttccctcttgcgtatccctccctcccaccctccctatcccacccctccaggctgtcacaaagcacagagccaatatccctgtgccatgcggctgcttcccactagctgtctaccttactacgtttgttagtgtgtatatgtccatgactctctctcgccctgtcacagctcacccttccccctccccataacctcaagtccgttctctaggaggtctgcgtctttattcctgccttacccctaggttcttcatgacatttttttttcttaaattccatatatatgtgttagcatacggtatttgtctttttctttctgacttacttcactctgtatgacagactctaggtctatccaccccattacaaatagctcagtttcgtttctttttatggctgagtaatcaaaactacaatgagatatcatctcacaccagtcagaatggccatcatcaaaaaatctagaaacaataaatgctcgagagggtgtggagaaaagggaacactcttgcactgctggtgggaatgtgaattggtttagccactatggagaacagtatggaggttccttaaaaaactacaaatagaactaccatatgacccagcaatcccactactgggcatataccctgagaaaaccaaaattcaaaaagagtcatgtaccaaaatgttcattgcagctctatttacaatagcccggagatggaaacaacctaagtgcccatcatcggatgaatggataaagaagatgtggcacatatatacaatatgtatctttttaatgcagagtataattttttaaatgtcgtGACAAATGCATAAGCAAAGGTAAAAGGTgctcttggttttttttaaaaaaaaggagaaaaaaatcatgagatAAAAGAAAGTTTCAGCTCTATTAGAGTCCTAGAATTGAAAAGACTCTCTTTGGGAAAGTTGATAATCACATGGAAAAAGGCTTAGGTTTTTCTGCTAATGGCATTTTGATAAATTTGGGCAGAAAGATTTGTGGTAAATCTCTTATAGAAAACATAGATGTTAGAGAACAGATtgatcttctttaaatgtttgaaaacagAACATTTCTACTTGAACTCAGTCCGGTCAACTCTAGTGGTATTACTCTGCACCCTGTCATTATTTAAGATGTATCTTCCCTTAAAATGTACAAACTAGAGCACAAACATATATTTACCTATTTTCATGATTTGACCCGtgtctgggcttttgtttcatAGTATAATTCTCAGGCTTACTCAGGGGGAACTAAATATACCTGGACTGGCGCCCAGGAATACTTTTTGGGCACAAATTTGGCATAATTGTTTTATACTTGTAGATGTTAGTCCATAATAGCTAGGTTCATGATTTGTGAAATACATTAATAACATTCAGTcctggttttttttgcggtacttgggcctctcactgctgtggcctctcccattgcggagcacaggctccggacgcgcaggctcagcggccatggctcacaggcccagccgctctgcggcatgtgggatcctcccggaccggggcacgaacccgtgacccctgcattggcaggcggactctcaaccactgcgccaccagggaatcccccagtCCTGCATTTTTGATTTAAATGATATCCTTCAGAGATAGCCAGCTGATCAGAAATGTTGGTGATTACCTTTGGAATTTTCAGCTCTACTCATCGGCCGTATTAGAAAGTCAATTTCATTAGTATTAGAATACTTTGTCATgacctgctttctttttcttctttcctctttcctaccTTACCTGGGCTAAGATAATGCTGAGCTGGTACTGAGAGACCCCGGGGAAAGGGAATGTAGTATCAGCTGGGACTGAGCGTCATGAGGAAAGTCTGATGTAGAGTTCAGCCAGAGGTAGACTGATGTAAAATCGTTTGTGAACTGCCTACTTAAATGGCAAATATTCTATAACTAGAAGTTGGTTTGATGATTTGAAGCAATTGGCTCCAACTTATAAATGATCACTAGGCCTGAGTGGGAGGGTAGGAGACATGGGGTTTGAAACCCTAGATTGAAAACTATTTGGGATATTTATGACCCTTCTAGGGTATATACTGTCCTCTTTCCATATAATTATCCTGAAAGATAAACTATGTACGGTTGGGATCATCTAGTAGCATACAGCAACTGCCCCTTTAAAAAACAGTTCTGGAGTTAATGATACACACAGCATGGGTGAATCTCACAAtaattattctaagtgaaagaaatcagatgaaaagagtacatattttatgatttcatttatacaaaattctagaaaatacaaactaactTATAGTGGTAGCAGATCAATGGTTGTCTAAGGATTGTGGGTGGTAGTTGATGgggaaaaggggaaggagggaggcacaggaagacttttgggggtgatggatttGTTCATTATCTTCATTGTGGTGATGAGTGCAAAGGTGTAACATGTTAAAActcattatattgtacactttaaatatatttattgtatcaattttatctctttaataaagctgttttaaaaaacaagaaaaatagttTTGTAACTATTTTGTAACCAGGGTAAAATAGCTATGTGCCCCAGGGTAAATGCCTAGATTCTTGCCTTTTAGTGTGGGATGGGAGCTGGAAGAGTGCTTATCATAACAAGTCATTTGAACTCTACAGCGAAGAATCCATCTCAGAGACTTTCATATATATAATGGGGGAGATATgacttgtcttttattttcataatcatgGCTGAATGCAGGACTTGTACAAGCATTATACAGAAAACTAAACCAAACAAGTcagtgaaataatagaaaaatctaACTCAAGAAATTTGCAGATAATATTATTTTTGCGTAGAGACAGGACATAGTTCATAGTAATTAAATAATGAAACCTTAAGGAAAATAGGCAAAATGATTTTGAAGAGAGTTATTTCTTATATAAAGAGTGTACCTCCTAGAACCATTCTGTTACTGTTTTTTCCAGTTAATAATTAATTTCACTTGTGCTGTTAATTAGGCTGAGAATCatgatgttaaaataaaagataataccTTTGACCTCAGAAGATGTTTAAGGAACAAAATTTTAGCTTGAGTTTTAGATCTAAAGCTTTTGCCCAAACTTAtgtttccttttaatatattgtaaaaTTAATAGACCTAAAAGTTTATAGGAATTATAAAAAATGTCCTTGGCACAGATATTGAAATGCAAAGAATATGACTCAGTGCCAATGTGATTTAAATGAAAGTGACATTGGAACATTGCTATAAGAGAAGATTCTATGTTAAATGAGTTGAAAATAGTTGTTCTAGTACATGATTAACAATATTGaggaataaatttgtgtttccttTATGACTGTTACCATTCTTAGTATTTGTTCTAGAAAAGTATGACTTTTCAATCCATAATTGTATTTATAGGATCTTAGTGTGAACTTGCTATTTAAGCTTTAAAGACCATTTTTGTTAatgtaaaaattagaatttttatatttgttttgttcatttgtcttttttctttaaattttagctTCCATTGAAGATTGACATCATTAAACATCCAAATGAAACAGACGGCAAAAGCACTGCTATACATGCAAAACTCTTAGCACCTGAATTTGTGAATATTTATACATATCCTTGTATTCCAGAATATGAAGAAAAGGACCATGAAGTAGgcagcttatcttttttttttacaccttctCACGTTGAatcaaaaaatgaattttaaacccCATTGCCTTTCTGAACTTACTTgaacataatttaatattttgttcagtgATCTAGGGTTAAATCTTATATAGTACTAAACAACGCACAGTTTACTTCACCATTGTCTTCAAAGATCAAATGATCCTAGATGTTGAGCTTTTTTGAGTCtgtctttctactttttattgTTTGCATTATTTCTTCAGGTTTTTACTCTTTGCCAGTACTACTAGGCCTGCTTTTACTTTTCTCCCGTCTCCATTCTCCTGCCTATACTACACATAGATAGTCTAATTTGATACAAACTGAGAAACCAGATTACAAATGTTGTTGGAATTTCTCCAGAAGAAGAGACAGACTAAGGTAGAAGGATTTTTAGAAATTCTCTCTAAATTAAGAGCATTAGTACATGGCCTTTGTAATATTTCTTTTGGCTACTCAGAGGCCTTCCTTACTCATTTCTAGATTCTTAATTGGTTTTCACATAGTTGAAATGGTCACGTTAGTGACAGCTGGTCTTGTTGAAAAGTGATGTTGCAATAGATCTCAAAAAACTAGGGCTTGAATACTTCTGAAAGAAGCACATAAACCCTTTTAGGTCTCTTGGGGGAACATTTGTTGGTATGGTTAATttagaagcaaaattaaaaatacattcatttgttcaagGAAGAACTTGGTAAGTTTTTCCTTTCCtatcaatatatttatattttttggttgAGTTTATAGAAAGTTGTGTTTGTAAATAATATATGAGTTTCGGATCTAGGAATATATTTGTACTTCGTTCTCTGGTCAGCTAGGTTATCATCTATGTCAATTAAATAGAACACAGTGCTAGGTAATATAAAAAGATGTGACATGATTATAGTCCAAGAAAACTAAAAAGCCCTGGACTTTGCTTATTGGGTATGGGGGATATGTAGGCATGCATCGTGAATGTCTGAAAAACTTTTATAATGTCGAAGTTTATAAATTcaagattttaaagtttattttaatatttattttttcatattaaaaatgatacattttcatTCGAGAAAACTTGGGAAATAGAGAAACGTATGGAGGATAACATCTGTGATTCTAtcaacatttgtttatttaacagatatttactggGTGCCTGCTTTGTGGCAGGAGTTTTTATACTTTGGATATACAGTACAGTATATAAGTTCTCAGTAAAAACATACTGAAAGAAAGGAGGTGCCATAATTTACTGAATTATTCCTTGAAAGTtagatttctttagttttagtttttcactgtaATAAGTATACTTTAACAAATATTCTGGGTATTGTGAGTATGGCGTgtgtttagaattattttattaagataAATTCCCATATGTGAAATTATTTGACCAAAGGGTATGAACATTTCTAAGACTCTTGACTTaaattgccaaattgctttcacGAAGAGTTATACTATTTAAACCTGATGTCAGTAATGGCTGTAAAGGCCTATTACACCATTTCCTCACCAGCATTGGCTGTATCATTTGTTTTATCGTTGCTTATTATAGGTGAAAATGGTATTTAATTATTGAGCACTTTTCAATGGTTCTTTTACAAAGTACCCCATACTTTGCCTTTTATCTTATGAAATATTATAGACTTTAGTTTTTTGATTTAAGGTACAATTAACTGAGCTTCTCTCAATAGGTGAATAACTTATTTTGAAGTACAAAAATAATTCTAGGTAGTGTATTATGATTATAAATTACTAGGGAAGAGCCAAAAACTTTACCATATATATTAAAGAGGCACATATAATAGAACCTAATGCTTGTTTTTCAGATACTcaatgtattttttcctcttaaagttTTAAGTCagagtttattaattttgaaGATCATAATAGCACACTACTAACTTAAGCTTCTTTGCTTTAGGTTGCACTTGTTTTTCCTGGACCTAACTCTGTTTCAGtaaaagaaatttcttttcaTCTCCAAGAAAAGATTCAAAATAATGTTGGAGGCAAAAATGATGACCTTGACAAGCCATTCATTAAACGCAAGAAAACTGAAGAACAGGATTTGAATGACAGCAAGTACAAAGAcacaacactgaaaaaaattgtattcataGATAGCACCTggaaccaaacaaacaaaatattcacTGATGAGAGACTgcaaggta includes the following:
- the DTWD1 gene encoding tRNA-uridine aminocarboxypropyltransferase 1 isoform X1, whose amino-acid sequence is MSLNTPIFLKEREEDNSKFVEIQQSQTTSIAAEYPLQNLCLASQEVLQKAQQNGRSKCLKCGGSRMFYCYTCYVPVENVPIEQIPRVKLPLKIDIIKHPNETDGKSTAIHAKLLAPEFVNIYTYPCIPEYEEKDHEVALVFPGPNSVSVKEISFHLQEKIQNNVGGKNDDLDKPFIKRKKTEEQDLNDSKYKDTTLKKIVFIDSTWNQTNKIFTDERLQGLLQVELKTRKTCFWRHQKGKPDTFLSTIEAIYYFLVDYHTDILKEKYKGQYDNLLFFYSFMHQLVKNAKCPGDKETRKLTH
- the DTWD1 gene encoding tRNA-uridine aminocarboxypropyltransferase 1 isoform X2, whose amino-acid sequence is MSLNTPIFLKEREEDNSKFVEIQQSQTTSIAAEYPLQNLCLASQEVLQKAQQNGRSKCLKCGGSRMFYCYTCYVPVENVPIEQIPRVKLPLKIDIIKHPNETDGKSTAIHAKLLAPEFVNIYTYPCIPEYEEKDHEVALVFPGPNSVSVKEISFHLQEKIQNNVGGKNDDLDKPFIKRKKTEEQDLNDSKYKDTTLKKIVFIDSTWNQTNKIFTDERLQGLLQVELKTRKTCFWRHQKGKPDTFLSTIEAIYYFLVARTCLRMKPAKESRVER
- the DTWD1 gene encoding tRNA-uridine aminocarboxypropyltransferase 1 isoform X3, encoding MFYCYTCYVPVENVPIEQIPRVKLPLKIDIIKHPNETDGKSTAIHAKLLAPEFVNIYTYPCIPEYEEKDHEVALVFPGPNSVSVKEISFHLQEKIQNNVGGKNDDLDKPFIKRKKTEEQDLNDSKYKDTTLKKIVFIDSTWNQTNKIFTDERLQGLLQVELKTRKTCFWRHQKGKPDTFLSTIEAIYYFLVDYHTDILKEKYKGQYDNLLFFYSFMHQLVKNAKCPGDKETRKLTH